In Propionimicrobium sp. PCR01-08-3, one DNA window encodes the following:
- a CDS encoding CinA family protein has protein sequence MNQTPSTAARTIQLLLNRRCTIATCESLTGGGIGVALTSVAGASAVFRGGLITYASDLKSSLAGVDAGFIAEHGVINERTAKEMAIGAAWNCRADIGLSCTGVAGPDGEDGENPGTVWLGLALSAKWDDRVRSRLLRLTGSRAEVREQTIENALSWLNECLREPAHS, from the coding sequence ATGAACCAGACTCCCTCTACCGCGGCCCGAACCATCCAACTGCTGTTGAACCGCCGCTGCACGATCGCGACCTGCGAATCGTTGACCGGCGGGGGTATCGGGGTTGCCCTTACCTCGGTGGCAGGCGCATCCGCGGTTTTTCGTGGTGGGCTCATTACCTACGCGTCCGATCTGAAGTCGAGCCTGGCAGGGGTGGACGCGGGCTTTATCGCCGAGCACGGTGTCATCAACGAGCGCACCGCCAAGGAAATGGCCATCGGTGCGGCCTGGAATTGCCGCGCCGACATCGGCCTGTCCTGCACCGGAGTGGCCGGCCCGGACGGTGAGGATGGCGAGAATCCCGGCACGGTCTGGCTGGGGCTGGCGTTGTCTGCGAAATGGGACGACAGAGTCCGCTCCCGGCTCCTGCGGCTGACCGGTAGCCGGGCGGAGGTGCGCGAGCAGACCATCGAGAACGCATTGTCGTGGCTGAACGAGTGCCTGCGGGAGCCCGCGCACAGCTGA